The following are from one region of the Vicugna pacos chromosome 9, VicPac4, whole genome shotgun sequence genome:
- the URI1 gene encoding unconventional prefoldin RPB5 interactor 1 isoform X1 yields MEAPPDPGPHASASASAAAPLRAPEVARLREEQEKVVTDCQEKIQHWKKVDDDYNALQERLSTLPDKLSYNIMVPFGPFAFMPGKLVHTNEVTVLLGDNWFAKCSAKQAVGLVEHRKEHVRKTIDDLKKVMKNFESRVEFTEDLQKMSDAAGDIVDIREEIKTDFEFRAKHRIAHKPHSKPKISDVFEADFANDLKSKDLLGDKELWARLEELERQEELLGEIDIDSNTDTVIANGDDTSSEEEKEDQNINVNVMHQVTDSLTPSSCYKNVSNSEIFNGGEVNRQLNCSINGSNSYHSNEDEEEDDDDGGDNENDYDTLGTGDNSVPTIYFSHTVEPKRVRINTGKNTTLKFSEKKEEAKRKRKNSSGSGHSAHELPMIRTPADIYRVFVDIVNGEYVPRKSILKSRSRENSVCSDTSESSAADFDDRRGVLRSISCEEATCSDTSESILEEEQQENHQKKLLPLSGTPEAFSGTVIEKEFLSPSLPSHPAMAHPMLPTIPERKEVLSEVSEETTKRVSKFKAARLQQKS; encoded by the exons GTGGTCACTGACTGCCAAGAGAAAATCCAGCATTG GAAGAAGGTAGATGATGACTATAATGCTCTTCAAGAAAGACTCAGTACTTTGCCTGACAAGTTGTCTTATAATATCATG GTACCATTTGGCCCCTTTGCTTTCATGCCAGGAAAACTTGTCCATACTAATGAAGTCACTGTTTTACTTGGAGACAATTGGTTTGCAAAGTGTTCAGCAAAGCAGGCTGTGGGCTTAGTTGAGCACCGGAAAGAAC atgtaagaaaaacaatagatgatttaaaaaaagtgaTGAAAAATTTTGAATCCAGAGTTGAATTCACAGAAGATTTGCAGAAAATGAGTGAT GCTGCAGGTGATATTGTTGACATaagagaagaaattaaaactgacTTTGAATTTAGAG caaaacacCGAATTGCTCATAAACCTCACTCCAAACCAAAAATTTCAGACGTTTTTGAAGCAGATTTTGCAAATGATCTAAAATCCAAGGATTTGCTTGGTGATAAGGAATTGTGGGCTCGACTTGAAGAACTAGAGAGACAAGAAGAATTGCTGGGTGAAATTGATATTGATAG tAACACTGATACTGTGATTGCAAATGGAGATGATACATCCtctgaagaggaaaaggaagatcaGAATATAAATGTGAATGTGATGCATCAAGTGACAGACTCTCTTACTCCCAGCAGTTGTTATAAGAATGTTTCAAATTCAGAAATTTTCAATGGTGGGGAAGTGAATAGACAATTGAACTGTTCAATAAATGGTTCAAATTCTTATCACAGTAatgaagatgaagaagaagatgatgatgatggcggTGATAATGAAAATGACTATGATACTTTAGGGACTGGAGATAATTCTGTACCaacaatatatttttctcatACTGTTGAACCTAAGAGG GTCCGaataaatactggaaaaaataccactttgaaattcagtgaaaagaaagaggaagccaAACGTAAGCGAAAGAACAGCTCTGGCAGTGGTCATTCTGCCCACGAGCTGCCAATGATCAGGACTCCTGCTGACATTTACAG AGTCTTTGTTGACATTGTGAATGGAGAATATGTGCCCCGTAAGTCAATCCTGAAGTCCCGCAGTAGAGAGAACAGTGTTTGCAGTGATACCAGTGAAAGCAGTGCTGCTGATTTTGATGACAGACGGGGAGTCTTGAGGAGCATTAGCTGTGAAGAGGCCACTTGTAGTGACACGAGTGAGAGCATTTTGGAAGAGGAACAACAAGAAAATCATCAAAAGAAACTTTTACCCTTATCAGGAACACCGGAG GCTTTTTCTGGAACtgtaatagaaaaagaatttttgtCACCCTCCTTACCATCACACCCAGCCATGGCTCATCCTATGCTTCCCACCATTCCAGAACGAAAGGAAGTTCTGTCAGAAGTTTcagaagaaactacaaagaggGTTTCAAAGTTCAAAGCTGCCAGATTGCAGCAGAAAAGCTAG
- the URI1 gene encoding unconventional prefoldin RPB5 interactor 1 isoform X2 → MEAPPDPGPHASASASAAAPLRAPEVARLREEQEKVVTDCQEKIQHWKKVDDDYNALQERLSTLPDKLSYNIMVPFGPFAFMPGKLVHTNEVTVLLGDNWFAKCSAKQAVGLVEHRKEHVRKTIDDLKKVMKNFESRVEFTEDLQKMSDAAGDIVDIREEIKTDFEFRAKHRIAHKPHSKPKISDVFEADFANDLKSKDLLGDKELWARLEELERQEELLGEIDIDSNTDTVIANGDDTSSEEEKEDQNINVNVMHQVTDSLTPSSCYNNEDEEEDDDDGGDNENDYDTLGTGDNSVPTIYFSHTVEPKRVRINTGKNTTLKFSEKKEEAKRKRKNSSGSGHSAHELPMIRTPADIYRVFVDIVNGEYVPRKSILKSRSRENSVCSDTSESSAADFDDRRGVLRSISCEEATCSDTSESILEEEQQENHQKKLLPLSGTPEAFSGTVIEKEFLSPSLPSHPAMAHPMLPTIPERKEVLSEVSEETTKRVSKFKAARLQQKS, encoded by the exons GTGGTCACTGACTGCCAAGAGAAAATCCAGCATTG GAAGAAGGTAGATGATGACTATAATGCTCTTCAAGAAAGACTCAGTACTTTGCCTGACAAGTTGTCTTATAATATCATG GTACCATTTGGCCCCTTTGCTTTCATGCCAGGAAAACTTGTCCATACTAATGAAGTCACTGTTTTACTTGGAGACAATTGGTTTGCAAAGTGTTCAGCAAAGCAGGCTGTGGGCTTAGTTGAGCACCGGAAAGAAC atgtaagaaaaacaatagatgatttaaaaaaagtgaTGAAAAATTTTGAATCCAGAGTTGAATTCACAGAAGATTTGCAGAAAATGAGTGAT GCTGCAGGTGATATTGTTGACATaagagaagaaattaaaactgacTTTGAATTTAGAG caaaacacCGAATTGCTCATAAACCTCACTCCAAACCAAAAATTTCAGACGTTTTTGAAGCAGATTTTGCAAATGATCTAAAATCCAAGGATTTGCTTGGTGATAAGGAATTGTGGGCTCGACTTGAAGAACTAGAGAGACAAGAAGAATTGCTGGGTGAAATTGATATTGATAG tAACACTGATACTGTGATTGCAAATGGAGATGATACATCCtctgaagaggaaaaggaagatcaGAATATAAATGTGAATGTGATGCATCAAGTGACAGACTCTCTTACTCCCAGCAGTTGTTATAA TAatgaagatgaagaagaagatgatgatgatggcggTGATAATGAAAATGACTATGATACTTTAGGGACTGGAGATAATTCTGTACCaacaatatatttttctcatACTGTTGAACCTAAGAGG GTCCGaataaatactggaaaaaataccactttgaaattcagtgaaaagaaagaggaagccaAACGTAAGCGAAAGAACAGCTCTGGCAGTGGTCATTCTGCCCACGAGCTGCCAATGATCAGGACTCCTGCTGACATTTACAG AGTCTTTGTTGACATTGTGAATGGAGAATATGTGCCCCGTAAGTCAATCCTGAAGTCCCGCAGTAGAGAGAACAGTGTTTGCAGTGATACCAGTGAAAGCAGTGCTGCTGATTTTGATGACAGACGGGGAGTCTTGAGGAGCATTAGCTGTGAAGAGGCCACTTGTAGTGACACGAGTGAGAGCATTTTGGAAGAGGAACAACAAGAAAATCATCAAAAGAAACTTTTACCCTTATCAGGAACACCGGAG GCTTTTTCTGGAACtgtaatagaaaaagaatttttgtCACCCTCCTTACCATCACACCCAGCCATGGCTCATCCTATGCTTCCCACCATTCCAGAACGAAAGGAAGTTCTGTCAGAAGTTTcagaagaaactacaaagaggGTTTCAAAGTTCAAAGCTGCCAGATTGCAGCAGAAAAGCTAG
- the URI1 gene encoding unconventional prefoldin RPB5 interactor 1 isoform X3 produces the protein MVPFGPFAFMPGKLVHTNEVTVLLGDNWFAKCSAKQAVGLVEHRKEHVRKTIDDLKKVMKNFESRVEFTEDLQKMSDAAGDIVDIREEIKTDFEFRAKHRIAHKPHSKPKISDVFEADFANDLKSKDLLGDKELWARLEELERQEELLGEIDIDSNTDTVIANGDDTSSEEEKEDQNINVNVMHQVTDSLTPSSCYKNVSNSEIFNGGEVNRQLNCSINGSNSYHSNEDEEEDDDDGGDNENDYDTLGTGDNSVPTIYFSHTVEPKRVRINTGKNTTLKFSEKKEEAKRKRKNSSGSGHSAHELPMIRTPADIYRVFVDIVNGEYVPRKSILKSRSRENSVCSDTSESSAADFDDRRGVLRSISCEEATCSDTSESILEEEQQENHQKKLLPLSGTPEAFSGTVIEKEFLSPSLPSHPAMAHPMLPTIPERKEVLSEVSEETTKRVSKFKAARLQQKS, from the exons ATG GTACCATTTGGCCCCTTTGCTTTCATGCCAGGAAAACTTGTCCATACTAATGAAGTCACTGTTTTACTTGGAGACAATTGGTTTGCAAAGTGTTCAGCAAAGCAGGCTGTGGGCTTAGTTGAGCACCGGAAAGAAC atgtaagaaaaacaatagatgatttaaaaaaagtgaTGAAAAATTTTGAATCCAGAGTTGAATTCACAGAAGATTTGCAGAAAATGAGTGAT GCTGCAGGTGATATTGTTGACATaagagaagaaattaaaactgacTTTGAATTTAGAG caaaacacCGAATTGCTCATAAACCTCACTCCAAACCAAAAATTTCAGACGTTTTTGAAGCAGATTTTGCAAATGATCTAAAATCCAAGGATTTGCTTGGTGATAAGGAATTGTGGGCTCGACTTGAAGAACTAGAGAGACAAGAAGAATTGCTGGGTGAAATTGATATTGATAG tAACACTGATACTGTGATTGCAAATGGAGATGATACATCCtctgaagaggaaaaggaagatcaGAATATAAATGTGAATGTGATGCATCAAGTGACAGACTCTCTTACTCCCAGCAGTTGTTATAAGAATGTTTCAAATTCAGAAATTTTCAATGGTGGGGAAGTGAATAGACAATTGAACTGTTCAATAAATGGTTCAAATTCTTATCACAGTAatgaagatgaagaagaagatgatgatgatggcggTGATAATGAAAATGACTATGATACTTTAGGGACTGGAGATAATTCTGTACCaacaatatatttttctcatACTGTTGAACCTAAGAGG GTCCGaataaatactggaaaaaataccactttgaaattcagtgaaaagaaagaggaagccaAACGTAAGCGAAAGAACAGCTCTGGCAGTGGTCATTCTGCCCACGAGCTGCCAATGATCAGGACTCCTGCTGACATTTACAG AGTCTTTGTTGACATTGTGAATGGAGAATATGTGCCCCGTAAGTCAATCCTGAAGTCCCGCAGTAGAGAGAACAGTGTTTGCAGTGATACCAGTGAAAGCAGTGCTGCTGATTTTGATGACAGACGGGGAGTCTTGAGGAGCATTAGCTGTGAAGAGGCCACTTGTAGTGACACGAGTGAGAGCATTTTGGAAGAGGAACAACAAGAAAATCATCAAAAGAAACTTTTACCCTTATCAGGAACACCGGAG GCTTTTTCTGGAACtgtaatagaaaaagaatttttgtCACCCTCCTTACCATCACACCCAGCCATGGCTCATCCTATGCTTCCCACCATTCCAGAACGAAAGGAAGTTCTGTCAGAAGTTTcagaagaaactacaaagaggGTTTCAAAGTTCAAAGCTGCCAGATTGCAGCAGAAAAGCTAG